A genomic region of Ammospiza nelsoni isolate bAmmNel1 chromosome 3, bAmmNel1.pri, whole genome shotgun sequence contains the following coding sequences:
- the CYRIA gene encoding CYFIP-related Rac1 interactor A isoform X2, with translation MGNLLKVLTREIENYPHFFLDFENAQPTDGEREVWNQISAVLQDSESMLADLQAYKGAGQEIRDAIQNPNDIQLQEKAWNSVCPLVVRLKRFYEFSLRLEKALQSLLESLTCPPYTPTQHLEREQALAKEFAEILHFTLRFDELKMRNPAIQNDFSYYRRTISRNRINNMHLDIENEVNNEMANRMSLFYAEATPMLKTLSNATTHFVSENKTLPIENTTDCLSTMASVCKVMLETPEYRSRFTSEETLMFCMRVMVGVIILYDHVHPVGAFSKTSKIDMKGCIKVLKEQPPDSVEGLLNALRFTTKHLNDESTSKQIRAMLQ, from the exons ATGGGTAATCTTCTTAAGGTCCTTACCAGGGAAATTGAAAACTATCCAcattttttcctggattttgaAA aTGCACAGCCCACGGATGGAGAAAGGGAGGTCTGGAACCAGATCAGTGCAGTTTTACAGGACTCAGAAAGCATGCTTGCAGACCTTCAGGCTTACAAAGGAGCTGGACAAGAAATTAGAGAT gcAATACAAAATCCCAATGATATCCAGCTGCAAGAAAAAGCATGGAATTCAGTCTGCCCCCTGGTTGTAAGGCTAAAGCGCTTTTATGAGTTTTCACTCAGATTAG AGAAAGCCCTGCAGAGTTTACTGGAATCCTTGACATGCCCTCCCTACACTCCAACTCAGCACCTGGAACGGGAACAGGCTCTAGCAAAAGAGTTTGCAGAAATCTTACATTTTACTCTTCGTTTTGATGAACTTAAG ATGAGAAACCCTGCAATTCAGAATGACTTCAGTTATTACAGGCGGACAATAAGTCGCAACAGAATAAATAACATGCAT CTAGACATTGAGAATGAAGTGAACAATGAAATGGCCAATAGGATGTCCCTGTTCTATGCAGAGGCCACACCAATGCTGAAAACCCTCAGTAATGCAACGACACATTTTGTATCAGAA AACAAAACATTACCAATTGAAAATACAACGGACTGTCTAAGTACTATGGCCAGTGTTTGTAAAGTCATGTTGGAAACGCC AGAGTACAGGAGTAGATTCACCAGTGAAGAGACCCTTATGTTCTGCATGCGAGTGATGGTGGGAGTTATTATCCTGTACGATCATGTTCATCCTGTGGGAGCTTTCTCAAAGACATCAAAGATTGAT ATGAAGGGATGCATAAAAGTTTTAAAGGAACAACCACCTGACTCTGTGGAAGGACTTCTGAATGCTCTCAG GTTCACTACAAAACACCTGAATGATGAATCTACTTCAAAACAAATTCGAGCTATGCTGCAGTAG
- the CYRIA gene encoding CYFIP-related Rac1 interactor A isoform X1: MGNLLKVLTCTELDQGPNFFLDFENAQPTDGEREVWNQISAVLQDSESMLADLQAYKGAGQEIRDAIQNPNDIQLQEKAWNSVCPLVVRLKRFYEFSLRLEKALQSLLESLTCPPYTPTQHLEREQALAKEFAEILHFTLRFDELKMRNPAIQNDFSYYRRTISRNRINNMHLDIENEVNNEMANRMSLFYAEATPMLKTLSNATTHFVSENKTLPIENTTDCLSTMASVCKVMLETPEYRSRFTSEETLMFCMRVMVGVIILYDHVHPVGAFSKTSKIDMKGCIKVLKEQPPDSVEGLLNALRFTTKHLNDESTSKQIRAMLQ, encoded by the exons ATGGGAAATCTTTTAAAAGTTCTCACTTGCACAGAGCTTGATCAGGGGCCAAATTTTTTCCTTGACTTTGAAA aTGCACAGCCCACGGATGGAGAAAGGGAGGTCTGGAACCAGATCAGTGCAGTTTTACAGGACTCAGAAAGCATGCTTGCAGACCTTCAGGCTTACAAAGGAGCTGGACAAGAAATTAGAGAT gcAATACAAAATCCCAATGATATCCAGCTGCAAGAAAAAGCATGGAATTCAGTCTGCCCCCTGGTTGTAAGGCTAAAGCGCTTTTATGAGTTTTCACTCAGATTAG AGAAAGCCCTGCAGAGTTTACTGGAATCCTTGACATGCCCTCCCTACACTCCAACTCAGCACCTGGAACGGGAACAGGCTCTAGCAAAAGAGTTTGCAGAAATCTTACATTTTACTCTTCGTTTTGATGAACTTAAG ATGAGAAACCCTGCAATTCAGAATGACTTCAGTTATTACAGGCGGACAATAAGTCGCAACAGAATAAATAACATGCAT CTAGACATTGAGAATGAAGTGAACAATGAAATGGCCAATAGGATGTCCCTGTTCTATGCAGAGGCCACACCAATGCTGAAAACCCTCAGTAATGCAACGACACATTTTGTATCAGAA AACAAAACATTACCAATTGAAAATACAACGGACTGTCTAAGTACTATGGCCAGTGTTTGTAAAGTCATGTTGGAAACGCC AGAGTACAGGAGTAGATTCACCAGTGAAGAGACCCTTATGTTCTGCATGCGAGTGATGGTGGGAGTTATTATCCTGTACGATCATGTTCATCCTGTGGGAGCTTTCTCAAAGACATCAAAGATTGAT ATGAAGGGATGCATAAAAGTTTTAAAGGAACAACCACCTGACTCTGTGGAAGGACTTCTGAATGCTCTCAG GTTCACTACAAAACACCTGAATGATGAATCTACTTCAAAACAAATTCGAGCTATGCTGCAGTAG